Proteins encoded together in one Campylobacter peloridis LMG 23910 window:
- the rplK gene encoding 50S ribosomal protein L11, protein MAKKVVGEIKLQIAATKANPSPPVGPALGQQGVNIMEFCKAFNERTKDMAGYNIPVVITVYADKSFTFITKQPPATDLIKKAAGISKGTDNPLKNKVGKLTKAQVLEIVDKKIADMNTKDREQAAKIIMGSARSMGVEIVD, encoded by the coding sequence ATGGCTAAAAAAGTTGTAGGAGAAATAAAATTACAAATAGCTGCTACAAAAGCTAATCCATCGCCACCTGTTGGTCCTGCTTTGGGTCAGCAAGGTGTGAATATTATGGAATTTTGTAAAGCATTTAACGAAAGAACTAAAGATATGGCTGGTTATAATATCCCAGTTGTTATTACAGTTTATGCAGATAAAAGTTTTACTTTTATTACAAAACAACCACCAGCAACTGATTTGATAAAAAAAGCCGCTGGAATTTCTAAAGGAACTGATAATCCACTAAAAAATAAAGTTGGAAAATTAACAAAAGCACAGGTTTTAGAAATTGTGGATAAAAAAATTGCAGATATGAACACTAAAGATAGAGAGCAAGCAGCTAAAATCATCATGGGTTCTGCTCGTTCTATGGGTGTTGAAATCGTAGATTAA
- the nusG gene encoding transcription termination/antitermination protein NusG yields the protein MNNHKWYAIQTYAGSEMAVKRAIENLVRDHGIQEQLLEVIVPTEDVIEFKNGKEKISERSLYSGYVFANIDLSTELWHKIQSLPKVGRFIGESKKPTPLSEKDINLILEKVKNKAAPKPKISFDKEESVRITEGPFANFTGIVEEYDMVRGVLKLNVSIFGRSTPVEILYSQVEKIV from the coding sequence ATGAATAATCATAAATGGTATGCTATACAAACTTATGCTGGCAGTGAAATGGCTGTTAAAAGAGCTATAGAAAATTTAGTAAGAGATCATGGAATTCAAGAGCAACTTCTTGAGGTTATAGTTCCTACAGAAGATGTAATCGAATTTAAAAATGGTAAAGAAAAAATAAGTGAAAGAAGCTTATATTCAGGTTATGTTTTTGCTAATATTGACTTAAGCACTGAACTTTGGCATAAGATTCAATCTTTACCAAAAGTCGGTCGTTTTATTGGGGAGAGTAAAAAACCTACCCCATTAAGTGAAAAGGATATCAATCTTATTTTAGAGAAGGTGAAAAATAAAGCAGCACCTAAACCTAAAATTTCATTTGATAAAGAAGAGAGTGTAAGAATCACTGAGGGTCCTTTTGCGAATTTTACCGGTATTGTTGAAGAGTATGATATGGTAAGAGGCGTATTGAAGCTAAATGTTTCTATCTTTGGTAGATCAACTCCTGTTGAGATTTTATATTCTCAAGTTGAAAAAATAGTTTAA
- the rplA gene encoding 50S ribosomal protein L1, with protein sequence MSKNTKRFTELLKKIEADKIYQMDEAIGVVKTLASAKFDETVEIALKLNVDPRHADQMVRGSVVLPCGTGKKVRVAVIAKDAKADEAKNAGADIVGSDDLVEEIQKGNMNFDVLIATPNLMGLVGKVGRILGPKGLMPNPKTGTVTMDVAQAVNNAKNGQVNFRVDKQGNIHAGLGKVSFSKEQLKENITAFVKAINKHKPAAAKGRYIKNANLSLTMSPSISLDTQELLDTK encoded by the coding sequence ATGTCAAAAAATACTAAAAGATTTACTGAATTATTAAAAAAAATTGAAGCTGATAAAATATACCAAATGGATGAAGCAATAGGTGTTGTAAAAACTCTAGCTTCTGCAAAATTTGATGAAACTGTAGAAATTGCTTTAAAATTAAATGTTGATCCAAGACATGCTGATCAAATGGTAAGAGGTAGCGTTGTTTTACCTTGTGGAACAGGTAAGAAAGTTCGTGTTGCTGTTATTGCAAAAGATGCAAAAGCTGATGAAGCTAAAAATGCTGGTGCTGATATAGTAGGTAGTGATGATTTAGTAGAAGAAATTCAAAAAGGTAATATGAATTTTGATGTTTTGATCGCAACTCCTAATCTTATGGGTTTAGTGGGTAAAGTTGGTCGTATTTTAGGGCCTAAAGGCTTAATGCCAAATCCAAAAACCGGAACAGTAACTATGGATGTAGCACAAGCTGTTAATAATGCAAAAAATGGTCAAGTTAATTTTCGTGTGGATAAACAAGGAAATATACATGCAGGCTTAGGTAAAGTTAGTTTTTCTAAAGAGCAATTAAAAGAAAATATAACTGCTTTTGTTAAAGCTATAAATAAACATAAACCAGCTGCTGCAAAAGGTAGATATATTAAAAATGCTAATTTATCTTTAACTATGAGTCCTTCTATTTCTTTAGATACTCAAGAATTATTAGATACTAAATAA
- the rplL gene encoding 50S ribosomal protein L7/L12, protein MAITKEDVLEFISNLSVLELSELVKEFEEKFGVSAAPVMVAGAAGVAGAAGAAAEEKTEFDIVLQDGGDKKINVIKVVRALTGLGLKEAKDAVEQTPSVLKEGVAKAEAEEAKKQLEEAGAKVELK, encoded by the coding sequence ATGGCAATAACTAAAGAAGATGTATTAGAGTTTATTTCTAATTTAAGTGTTCTTGAATTATCAGAATTAGTAAAAGAGTTCGAAGAAAAATTTGGTGTTTCTGCTGCTCCAGTTATGGTTGCAGGTGCTGCTGGAGTTGCAGGTGCTGCTGGTGCTGCTGCTGAAGAAAAAACAGAATTTGATATTGTTTTACAAGATGGTGGCGATAAAAAAATCAATGTTATTAAAGTAGTGCGTGCATTAACTGGATTAGGCTTAAAAGAAGCTAAAGATGCAGTTGAGCAAACTCCTTCAGTTCTTAAAGAAGGTGTAGCTAAAGCTGAAGCAGAAGAAGCTAAAAAACAACTTGAAGAAGCTGGCGCTAAGGTTGAGCTTAAGTAG
- the secE gene encoding preprotein translocase subunit SecE: MEKLITYFKLSKAELGKVIWPLKEQVRNAYITVFVVVSVVSLFLALVDLIMSFSLSKIIG, encoded by the coding sequence ATGGAAAAATTAATAACTTATTTTAAATTATCAAAAGCTGAATTAGGAAAAGTAATCTGGCCTTTAAAAGAGCAAGTTAGAAATGCTTATATTACGGTTTTTGTAGTTGTGAGTGTTGTTTCGTTGTTTTTGGCATTAGTGGATTTAATTATGTCATTTTCATTATCTAAGATTATAGGATAA
- the rplJ gene encoding 50S ribosomal protein L10 has translation MTKSQKIELVSKLEDGFKASEAVIVCNYKGLNTKKLEELRNNAREMDVKVQIIKNTLASIALKNAGKDGMELKDTNIYLWGEDQLNVSKVADKFSEANQTFEIKTAFIEGEVASVDKVKALAKMPSRNELLAMLLQVWNAPITNFTIGLNALKEKKQAE, from the coding sequence ATGACTAAAAGCCAAAAAATTGAACTTGTTTCAAAACTTGAAGATGGTTTTAAAGCTAGTGAAGCTGTTATAGTTTGTAACTATAAAGGTTTAAATACTAAAAAACTAGAAGAGTTAAGAAACAATGCTAGAGAAATGGATGTTAAAGTTCAAATTATTAAAAATACTTTAGCAAGTATTGCTCTTAAAAATGCCGGCAAAGATGGAATGGAACTTAAAGATACTAATATTTATCTTTGGGGTGAAGACCAGTTAAATGTTTCAAAAGTTGCTGATAAATTTAGCGAAGCTAATCAAACATTTGAAATTAAAACCGCATTTATTGAAGGCGAAGTTGCTTCTGTTGATAAAGTAAAAGCTTTAGCTAAAATGCCTTCTCGCAATGAATTACTTGCAATGCTTTTGCAAGTTTGGAATGCACCAATTACCAATTTTACAATTGGATTAAATGCATTAAAAGAAAAAAAACAAGCTGAATAA